A single Rattus norvegicus strain BN/NHsdMcwi chromosome 5, GRCr8, whole genome shotgun sequence DNA region contains:
- the Wwp1 gene encoding NEDD4-like E3 ubiquitin-protein ligase WWP1 isoform X3: MGTSLPSEDSTSTSNCTSTTVQEPPVQEPPASSEHSECIPSASAEVGPEARSLIDPDSDSRNNSGFDKVRQPEGCVEPLRPQSGNTNTESLPSGWEQRKDPHGRTYYVDHNTRTTTWERPQPLPPGWERRVDDRGRVYYVDHNTRTTTWQRPTMESVRNFEQWQSQRNQLQGAMQQFNQRYLYSASMLAAENDPYGPLPPGWEKRVDSTDRVYFVNHNTKTTQWEDPRTQGLPNEEPLPEGWEIRYTREGVRYFVDHNTRTTTFKDPRNGKSSVTKGGPQIAYERSFRWKLAHFRYLCQSNALPSHVKINVSRQTLFEDSFQQIMALKPYDLRRRLYVIFRGEEGLDYGGLAREWFFLLSHEVLNPMYCLFEYAGKNNYCLQINPASTINPDHLSYFCFIGRFIAMALFHGKFIDTGFSLPFYKRMLSKKLTIKDLESIDTEFYNSLIWIRDNNIEECGLEMYFSVDMEILGKVTSHDLKLGGSNILVTEENKDEYIGLMTEWRFSRGVQEQTKAFLDGFNEVVPLQWLQYFDEKELEVMLCGMQEVDLADWQRNTVYRHYTRNSKQIIWFWQFVKETDNEVRMRLLQFVTGTCRLPLGGFAELMGSNGPQKFCIEKVGKDTWLPRSHTCFNRLDLPPYKSYEQLKEKLLFAIEETEGFGQE, translated from the exons ATGGGTACTTCACTACCATCTGAAGACTCCACCTCGACTTCCAATTGCACTAGCACCACCGTCCAAGAGCCTCCTGTACAAGAACCCCCAGCATCCTCAGAACACAGTGAATGTATTCCCTCTGCCAGTGCAGAAGTGGGACCAGAAGCTCGGAGCCTCATAGACCCTGACTCTGATTCTAGAAATAATTCTGGTTTTGACAAAGTAAGGCAGCCAGAAGGGTGTGTGGAACCTCTCCGGCCACAGTCGGGAAATACCAACACAGAATCTTTGCCATCAGG GTGGGAACAGAGAAAAGATCCTCATGGTAGAACCTATTATGTGGATCATAATACTCGAACTACTACATGGGAAAGACCACAACCTTTGCCCCCAGG tTGGGAAAGAAGGGTTGATGATCGTGGAAGAGTTTATTATGTGGATCATAACACCAGAACAACAACCTGGCAGCGACCTACCATGGAGTCTGTTCGGAATTTTGAACAGTGGCAGTCTCAGCGGAATCAATTGCAGGGAGCTATGCAACAATTCAACCAACGATACCTCTATTCG GCTTCAATGTTAGCTGCAGAAAATGACCCATATGGACCCTTACCACCAGGCTGGG AAAAAAGAGTGGATTCAACAGACAGAGTTTACTTTGTGAATCATAATACAAAAACAACCCAGTGGGAAGATCCAAGAACTCAAGG GTTACCAAATGAAGAACCCCTCCCAGAAGGCTGGGAAATTAGGTATACTCGGGAAGGTGTCAGGTACTTTGTTGACCATAACACAAGAACAACAACATTCAAAGATCCCCGCAATGGGAAGTCATCGGT AACTAAAGGTGGTCCGCAGATCGCTTATGAGCGCAGCTTTAGGTGGAAACTGGCCCACTTCCGTTACTTGTGCCAG tctaATGCACTACCCAGTCATGTAAAGATCAATGTGTCCCGACAGACATTATTTGAAGATTCCTTTCAACAG ATTATGGCATTAAAACCGTATGACTTGAGGAGGCGATTATATGTAATATTTAGAGGAGAAGAAGGCCTCGATTATGGTGGCCTTGCAAG AGAATGGTTTTTCTTGCTTTCCCATGAAGTTTTGAACCCAATGTATTGCTTATTTGAGTATGCAGGCAAGAATAACTATtgtttacagataaacccagcgTCAACTATAAATCCTGATCATCTTTCATACTTCTGTTTTATTGGTCGCTTTATTGCAATG gCGCTATTCCACGGAAAGTTTATTGATACTGGTTTTTCTTTACCATTCTACAAGCGTATGCTAAGTAAAAAACTTACTATCAAGGATTTGGAATCTATCGATACTGAATTTTACAATTCTCTAATCTGGATAAG AGATAACAATATTGAAGAATGTGGCTTAGAAATGTACTTTTCTGTAGACATGGAGATTCTGGGAAAAGTTACTTCACATGATTTAAAGTTGGGAGGTTCCAATATCCTGGTgactgaagaaaacaaagatgaatATATTGG tttaaTGACAGAATGGCGTTTTTCACGAGGAGTACAAGAGCAGACCAAAGCTTTCCTTGATGGGTTTAATGAAGTTGTCCCCCTTCAGTGGCTACAGTACTTTGATGAAAAAGAATTGGAG GTTATGCTGTGTGGCATGCAAGAGGTTGACCTGGCAGACtggcagagaaacactgtttacCGACATTACACGAGAAACAGCAAGCAGATTATTTGGTTTTGGCAG TTTGTGAAAGAGACTGATAATGAAGTACGAATGCGACTCCTGCAGTTCGTCACTGGAACCTGTCGCTTGCCTCTAGGAGGATTTGCTGAGCTCATGG GAAGTAATGGGCCTCAAAAATTCTGTATTGAAAAAGTTGGCAAAGACACCTGGTTACCAAGAAGCCATACATG